A stretch of Saccharothrix texasensis DNA encodes these proteins:
- a CDS encoding SAM-dependent methyltransferase, which yields MRDGKTGHAPALAEVVERVLGAELPVGLRAWDGSEAGPSGGPRVVLRSRRALRRLLWNPDELGLARAYVSGDLDVEGDLTTGLRRFWGLAGAGGARRRLSVPDRVSLLRTAARLGVLGPRPRPPVEEARLAGGLHTRRRDRAAIAHHYDLGNEFYELLLDPTMAYSCAYWPDGEPGYDLADAQRDKLELICRKLALRPGTRLLDVGCGWGSLLLHAARHHGVRATGVTLSSRQHAHVSRRIDELGLRDTVDVRLRDYREIPDEPFDAVASVEMGEHVGEENYPVYASTLHRLLRPGGRLLLQQMSRGSTAPGGGAFIESYVAPDMTMRPLSRTLTHLEHAGLEIRDVHALREHYVRTVREWAATLERRWDEVVALVGEGQARVWRLYLAGGALAFEDNRMGVDQILAVRPTTDGASGMPWDRGDVPAADRVASEG from the coding sequence GTGCGGGACGGGAAGACGGGGCACGCCCCGGCGCTGGCCGAGGTCGTCGAGCGGGTGCTGGGCGCCGAGCTGCCGGTGGGGCTGCGGGCCTGGGACGGCAGCGAGGCCGGCCCGTCCGGCGGTCCGCGGGTGGTGCTGCGCTCGCGCCGAGCCCTGCGCCGCCTGCTGTGGAACCCGGACGAGCTCGGACTGGCCCGCGCCTACGTCTCCGGCGACCTCGACGTCGAGGGTGACCTCACGACCGGCCTGCGCCGGTTCTGGGGCCTGGCCGGAGCCGGCGGGGCGCGTCGGCGGCTCTCCGTCCCCGACCGAGTCTCGCTGCTGCGGACCGCCGCCCGGCTCGGCGTCCTGGGCCCCCGGCCGCGACCACCGGTCGAAGAGGCCAGGCTGGCCGGTGGCCTGCACACCCGCCGCCGCGACCGCGCCGCCATCGCCCACCACTACGACCTGGGCAACGAGTTCTACGAACTGCTCCTCGACCCCACCATGGCCTACTCCTGCGCGTACTGGCCCGACGGCGAACCCGGCTACGACCTGGCCGACGCGCAGCGCGACAAGCTGGAGCTGATCTGCCGCAAGCTGGCCCTGCGCCCGGGCACGCGCCTGCTGGACGTCGGGTGCGGGTGGGGCTCGCTGCTGCTGCACGCCGCCCGGCACCACGGCGTCCGGGCCACCGGGGTGACGCTGTCGAGCCGGCAGCACGCCCACGTCAGCCGCCGGATCGACGAGCTGGGCCTGCGGGACACCGTCGACGTCCGGTTGCGGGACTACCGGGAGATCCCCGACGAGCCCTTCGACGCCGTGGCGTCCGTCGAGATGGGCGAGCACGTCGGCGAGGAGAACTACCCGGTGTACGCCTCGACCCTGCACCGGCTGCTGCGCCCCGGCGGCCGGCTGCTCCTGCAGCAGATGTCCCGGGGCTCCACCGCGCCCGGCGGCGGCGCGTTCATCGAGTCCTACGTGGCGCCCGACATGACCATGCGACCGCTCAGCCGCACGTTGACGCACCTGGAGCACGCCGGACTGGAGATCAGGGACGTCCACGCCCTGCGCGAGCACTACGTGCGCACGGTCCGGGAGTGGGCGGCCACCCTGGAACGGCGGTGGGACGAGGTCGTCGCGCTGGTCGGCGAGGGCCAGGCGAGGGTGTGGCGGCTGTACCTGGCCGGTGGCGCGCTGGCCTTCGAGGACAACCGCATGGGCGTGGACCAGATCCTCGCCGTGCGCCCGACGACCGATGGCGCGAGCGGGATGCCGTGGGACCGCGGCGACGTGCCGGCGGCGGACCGCGTCGCGTCGGAGGGGTGA
- a CDS encoding DUF1295 domain-containing protein codes for MTWSDLPAGLPANLAVSAGVVALLLVVTFTASVLRDRHDTLDVAWGLGFALVAGTTFVLSDGEGATATRLLVTALTVVWGVRLAVHIALRGRGEPEDHRYAEMRSRAKGNPHLHVLVRAYLAQGVVMWVVSLPVQVAQHGPPAHPGLIAAGIALWAVGVLFEAVGDGQLRRFRADPANRGRVLDRGLWRYTRHPNYFGDACVWWGLFLLACSSWYGVAAVVSPVAMTFLLAKGTGKPMLEAHLRGRRPGYADYVERTSGFLPLPPRRGTP; via the coding sequence GTGACCTGGTCCGACCTGCCCGCCGGACTGCCCGCCAACCTCGCCGTCAGCGCCGGCGTGGTGGCGCTGCTGCTGGTGGTCACCTTCACCGCCTCGGTGCTCAGGGACCGGCACGACACCCTCGACGTCGCCTGGGGCCTCGGGTTCGCGCTGGTCGCGGGCACGACGTTCGTGCTGTCCGACGGCGAGGGCGCCACCGCGACCCGGCTGCTCGTCACGGCGTTGACGGTGGTGTGGGGCGTGCGCCTGGCTGTCCACATCGCGCTGCGGGGCCGAGGCGAGCCGGAGGACCACCGCTACGCCGAGATGCGGAGCCGGGCCAAGGGCAACCCGCACCTGCACGTGCTGGTGCGCGCCTACCTGGCACAAGGCGTGGTGATGTGGGTCGTCTCGCTGCCCGTCCAGGTCGCCCAGCACGGTCCCCCCGCGCACCCCGGGCTGATCGCGGCCGGGATCGCGCTGTGGGCGGTGGGCGTGCTGTTCGAGGCGGTCGGCGACGGGCAGCTGCGGCGGTTCCGGGCCGATCCGGCCAACCGCGGCCGGGTCCTCGACCGGGGGTTGTGGCGCTACACGCGGCACCCGAACTACTTCGGTGACGCCTGCGTGTGGTGGGGGCTGTTCCTGCTCGCCTGCTCGTCCTGGTACGGCGTGGCGGCCGTCGTGTCACCGGTGGCGATGACGTTCCTGCTCGCCAAGGGCACCGGCAAACCGATGCTCGAAGCGCACCTGCGCGGTCGTCGGCCCGGCTACGCCGACTACGTGGAGCGCACCAGCGGCTTCCTGCCCCTGCCTCCCCGCAGGGGAACGCCGTGA
- the sigK gene encoding ECF RNA polymerase sigma factor SigK has protein sequence MTGRERKLQAVSTTGDGDADGVSAEELLCLVARGDDRAFERLYDVVAGKVLSLVRRVLRDHAQSEEVTQEVLVEVWRTAARYDPERGSAMAWVMTMAHRRAVDRVRSAQSATRREDLAARRDVETPFDAVSEQVASRIERRQVQRCLTMLTELQRESILLGYFQGYTYPETASVLGIPLGTVKTRMRDGLIRLRDCLGVTR, from the coding sequence ATGACAGGGCGTGAGCGCAAGCTCCAGGCCGTGTCCACCACCGGCGACGGTGACGCGGACGGCGTCTCGGCCGAGGAGCTGCTGTGCCTGGTGGCGCGAGGTGACGACCGGGCGTTCGAGCGGCTGTACGACGTGGTGGCGGGCAAGGTGCTGAGCCTGGTCCGGCGGGTCCTGCGCGACCACGCCCAGTCCGAGGAGGTCACGCAGGAGGTGCTGGTGGAGGTGTGGCGCACCGCCGCCCGCTACGACCCGGAGCGGGGCAGCGCGATGGCGTGGGTGATGACGATGGCGCACCGCCGCGCCGTGGACCGGGTCCGCTCCGCGCAGTCCGCGACCCGGAGGGAGGACCTCGCCGCCCGGCGCGACGTGGAGACGCCCTTCGACGCGGTCAGCGAGCAGGTCGCCTCGCGGATCGAGCGGCGGCAGGTGCAGCGGTGCCTGACGATGCTGACCGAGCTGCAGCGGGAGTCGATCCTGCTGGGCTACTTCCAGGGCTACACCTACCCGGAGACGGCCTCCGTGCTGGGCATCCCGCTGGGCACGGTGAAGACCAGGATGCGCGACGGACTGATCAGACTCCGAGACTGCCTGGGGGTGACCCGATGA
- a CDS encoding anti-sigma factor has product MTEDTTRAEAHTLIGAYVLDAVSDTERRLFEEHLASCSNCAQDTAELLETTALLAASAAVEPPAHLRERVLVAVADTRQLPPETETGVRVPVRTGTEPPRVEPGRGTPGRVVWLRRAATLAAAAGIAVAVTLGVQAVDTNRRLEQDLQALEQVNADSSRMAELLSAPDAKLVRGDVTGGGTGTVVASSAKGQVLFLGQGLARLPEDRTYQLWLIGAGGPRPAGLLTSSAGSAEPLLASGFTGREAVGLTVEPRGGSPQPTTPTVVVLPLV; this is encoded by the coding sequence ATGACCGAAGACACCACGCGCGCCGAAGCCCACACGCTGATCGGCGCCTACGTGCTCGACGCCGTCTCCGACACCGAGCGCCGCCTCTTCGAGGAACACCTCGCGAGCTGCTCGAACTGCGCGCAGGACACCGCCGAACTGCTGGAGACCACCGCGCTGCTGGCCGCCTCGGCCGCGGTCGAGCCTCCCGCGCACCTCCGTGAGCGGGTGTTGGTGGCCGTCGCCGACACCCGCCAACTCCCGCCCGAGACCGAGACCGGGGTCCGCGTTCCCGTCCGGACGGGAACGGAGCCGCCCCGGGTGGAACCGGGGCGCGGAACCCCGGGCCGGGTCGTGTGGTTGCGGAGGGCGGCCACGCTCGCCGCCGCCGCCGGCATCGCGGTCGCGGTCACGCTGGGCGTCCAGGCCGTGGACACCAACCGTCGCCTGGAGCAGGACCTCCAGGCGCTGGAACAGGTCAACGCCGACAGCAGTCGGATGGCCGAGCTGCTGTCCGCGCCGGACGCCAAGCTCGTCCGGGGTGACGTGACCGGTGGCGGCACCGGCACCGTCGTGGCGTCGTCCGCCAAGGGCCAGGTGCTGTTCCTCGGTCAGGGCCTGGCGCGACTGCCCGAGGACCGCACGTACCAGCTGTGGTTGATCGGCGCCGGAGGTCCGCGTCCCGCCGGTCTGCTCACGTCCTCGGCCGGGTCGGCCGAACCCCTGCTGGCGAGCGGTTTCACCGGCCGGGAAGCAGTGGGCCTGACCGTGGAGCCGCGTGGCGGGTCGCCCCAACCCACCACGCCGACCGTGGTGGTCCTGCCGCTGGTCTGA